One stretch of Chryseobacterium indologenes DNA includes these proteins:
- the cysK gene encoding cysteine synthase A, translating to MKFQNALETIGNTPVVKINNLFNSDHEIWIKLEKSNPGGSIKDRIALAMIEDAETKGLLNKDSTIIEPTSGNTGIGLALVAAVKGYKLILVMPESMSIERRKIMEAYGAEFVLTPREKGMKGAIEKANELAEETPNSWIPRQFDNPANVKIHVETTAQEILKDFPEGLDYVITGVGTGGHITGIAKALKEKYPNLKVIAVEPELSPVLSGGSPAPHPLQGLGAGFVPSILDITLLDGVITVGKDEAYEYAINAAKKEGLFVGVSTGAALAAIAKHLPQIQPGAKILTINYDTGERYLSLEGLF from the coding sequence ATGAAATTTCAGAACGCACTAGAAACCATTGGAAATACACCAGTCGTAAAGATTAACAACTTATTCAATTCAGATCATGAAATCTGGATTAAATTGGAAAAAAGCAACCCAGGAGGAAGCATTAAAGATAGAATTGCCCTTGCAATGATTGAAGATGCAGAAACTAAAGGATTATTAAATAAAGACAGCACCATCATTGAGCCTACCAGTGGAAACACAGGAATAGGATTGGCATTGGTAGCTGCAGTAAAAGGATATAAGCTTATTCTGGTAATGCCGGAAAGCATGAGTATAGAACGTCGTAAAATTATGGAAGCCTATGGTGCTGAATTTGTGCTTACGCCGAGAGAAAAAGGAATGAAAGGGGCTATTGAAAAAGCTAACGAATTAGCGGAAGAAACACCCAATTCATGGATTCCAAGACAGTTTGACAATCCTGCCAACGTAAAAATACACGTAGAAACAACAGCTCAGGAAATTTTAAAAGATTTCCCGGAAGGGTTGGATTATGTCATTACAGGAGTAGGAACCGGCGGACATATCACAGGAATTGCTAAAGCATTAAAGGAAAAATACCCTAACCTTAAAGTAATCGCAGTAGAACCGGAACTTTCTCCTGTATTAAGCGGTGGAAGCCCTGCACCACACCCATTACAAGGTTTAGGAGCTGGTTTTGTTCCTTCCATATTAGATATTACCCTTTTAGACGGGGTGATTACAGTAGGAAAGGATGAAGCCTATGAATATGCTATTAATGCCGCTAAAAAAGAAGGTCTTTTTGTAGGAGTTTCTACGGGAGCCGCCTTAGCCGCTATTGCAAAACATTTACCGCAAATACAGCCTGGAGCAAAAATTCTGACCATCAATTACGACACCGGAGAACGATATCTTTCTCTTGAGGGACTCTTCTAA
- the cobA gene encoding uroporphyrinogen-III C-methyltransferase, translating into MNPTIKSPKVYLIGAGPGNPDLITVKAVKAIAKADVVLADRLVSPEILETYVNKDTELIYVGKECSKNASTPQSLINTLMVDYALQNKTVVRLKGGDVSIFSNILDELQSLKENHIPFEIIPGITAALGAAAYAGMPLTARGYSTSVRFLTYYKSEILTEDYWEELAATQDTLVFYMSKGNLTSLVEKFVDLNVSNEKKIAVIEQATTPYQKVYTSSFEDFTKTLGDKSFASPSLVVIGKVVNLHEEFSWLENAEQEGLYFKSVENGSLVPKTQNFFEYAV; encoded by the coding sequence ATGAATCCAACTATAAAATCACCTAAGGTTTACCTTATCGGTGCAGGGCCCGGCAACCCTGATTTAATCACAGTAAAAGCCGTAAAAGCCATCGCCAAAGCAGATGTTGTTCTGGCAGACCGCCTCGTAAGTCCTGAAATTTTAGAAACTTACGTCAACAAAGACACAGAGCTTATTTATGTAGGCAAAGAATGCAGCAAAAATGCGTCTACGCCTCAATCTCTTATCAATACTTTAATGGTTGATTATGCCTTACAGAACAAAACGGTTGTAAGACTTAAAGGCGGTGACGTTTCTATCTTCTCTAATATTCTGGACGAACTTCAGTCTTTGAAAGAAAATCATATTCCTTTTGAGATTATTCCGGGAATTACAGCTGCTTTAGGAGCTGCTGCTTATGCCGGAATGCCTTTAACAGCAAGAGGATATTCAACATCTGTTCGTTTTCTTACTTATTATAAATCTGAAATTCTTACCGAAGACTATTGGGAAGAACTTGCTGCAACCCAGGATACCCTTGTATTCTATATGTCTAAAGGAAACCTGACCAGCCTTGTAGAAAAATTCGTTGATCTGAATGTTTCGAACGAGAAAAAAATCGCTGTGATTGAACAGGCTACTACACCTTATCAAAAAGTGTATACCTCATCTTTTGAGGATTTCACTAAAACACTGGGTGATAAATCCTTTGCCTCGCCATCATTGGTGGTGATTGGAAAAGTTGTTAATCTTCATGAAGAATTTTCCTGGCTTGAAAATGCAGAGCAGGAAGGTCTTTATTTTAAATCAGTTGAAAACGGAAGCTTAGTCCCTAAAACTCAAAATTTCTTCGAATATGCTGTCTGA
- a CDS encoding diflavin oxidoreductase encodes MLSETKLNILKQISSDFSRDESIWASGYLAGLAGAPLTAVQPPLQVTLPEQNTVKKITLAYGTETGNSKKLTTSLAGIIKKKGIQVKLADLSQYKPKDLSKEEFFFVVISTQGEGDPPVLAKKFYDYIYENEINLSALKFGVLALGDTSYPLFCKTGEDVDSRFELLGAQRIIPLKKCDIDYEQDAQNWIEHVFEAVNKTSANSVKNIPVQKASTGRKKYQGKVSAIINLNDITSEKETYHIEIETEDALSYQPGAALGIIPFNSKSVVDEIIAVTGIDPKKKIETAKVTDTVEELLRQHLNISYLLKTVVAQYAKITGHSIPEVRLSLLDLLRIYPVKNAEEFEEVIQILTAQAPRLYSISSSPEAHGENEIHITVARSEFFIDHQKHNGLCSGYLSEFSEGSDVEFYIQDAGHFRLPEPDKDIIMIGPGTGIAPFRSFLWERDAVGAEGKNWLFFGDRNFVSDFIYQAELQDFLKTGSLTHLDLAFSRDSAEKVYVQHKLEQKAQEVFYWLENGASVYVCGTKDPMSRDVENTLLNIIQQHGKRSQEEAVNYLEEMELNGRYAKDVY; translated from the coding sequence ATGCTGTCTGAAACTAAATTAAACATCCTTAAACAAATCTCCAGCGATTTTTCCAGAGACGAATCCATCTGGGCAAGCGGGTATCTTGCAGGATTGGCAGGAGCACCACTTACCGCTGTACAGCCACCTTTACAGGTAACTCTTCCGGAACAGAATACGGTAAAAAAAATCACCTTAGCTTATGGTACAGAAACCGGAAACAGTAAAAAATTAACCACATCACTTGCTGGAATCATCAAGAAGAAAGGAATTCAGGTGAAATTAGCAGATCTTTCCCAATATAAGCCTAAAGACCTTTCAAAAGAAGAATTTTTCTTTGTGGTCATCAGTACTCAGGGTGAAGGAGATCCGCCAGTTTTAGCTAAGAAGTTCTATGATTATATTTATGAAAATGAAATCAATCTGAGTGCTTTAAAATTTGGAGTTCTTGCATTAGGAGATACCAGTTATCCTTTATTCTGCAAAACAGGTGAGGATGTAGATTCCCGATTTGAATTATTAGGTGCACAACGTATTATTCCATTAAAGAAATGTGATATTGATTACGAACAGGACGCCCAAAACTGGATAGAACATGTTTTTGAAGCGGTGAATAAAACTTCTGCCAACAGTGTTAAAAACATACCTGTTCAAAAAGCATCAACAGGAAGAAAAAAATACCAGGGAAAAGTTTCAGCCATTATCAATTTGAATGATATTACGTCTGAAAAAGAAACCTACCATATTGAAATAGAAACGGAAGATGCTTTAAGCTATCAACCGGGAGCCGCATTGGGAATTATTCCTTTCAATTCTAAATCCGTGGTAGATGAAATTATTGCCGTAACAGGAATTGACCCTAAAAAAAAGATCGAGACTGCAAAAGTTACAGATACTGTGGAAGAGCTTTTACGCCAACATCTTAATATTAGCTATTTACTGAAAACCGTTGTGGCTCAATATGCTAAAATTACAGGACATTCCATTCCCGAAGTACGTTTAAGCCTTCTGGATCTTCTTAGGATTTATCCTGTGAAAAATGCAGAGGAGTTTGAAGAAGTCATTCAGATATTAACCGCTCAGGCACCACGTCTTTATTCCATATCGTCTTCCCCGGAAGCCCATGGAGAAAATGAAATCCATATTACCGTTGCCAGATCGGAATTCTTTATTGATCACCAAAAACACAACGGTCTGTGCAGCGGTTACCTCAGTGAGTTCTCTGAAGGCAGTGACGTTGAATTCTACATTCAGGATGCAGGACATTTCCGCTTACCTGAACCGGATAAAGATATTATCATGATTGGCCCAGGAACCGGGATTGCGCCGTTCAGATCATTCCTTTGGGAGCGTGATGCGGTGGGTGCAGAAGGAAAGAACTGGCTGTTCTTTGGAGACAGAAACTTTGTATCAGACTTTATTTATCAGGCGGAACTTCAGGATTTCCTTAAAACAGGAAGCTTAACTCATCTGGATCTTGCTTTTTCAAGAGATAGTGCTGAAAAAGTATATGTTCAGCACAAACTGGAGCAAAAAGCACAGGAAGTCTTTTACTGGCTTGAAAACGGAGCTTCAGTCTATGTATGCGGAACTAAAGATCCAATGAGCCGTGATGTAGAAAATACACTGCTCAATATTATTCAGCAGCATGGAAAACGCAGTCAGGAAGAAGCCGTCAATTATCTGGAAGAAATGGAGCTTAATGGCCGATATGCTAAAGATGTTTACTAA
- the cysI gene encoding assimilatory sulfite reductase (NADPH) hemoprotein subunit produces MNHKDNLSPVERIKTQSNGLRGTLKESLADDFTGAIREDDQTLIKFHGMYQQDDRDRREERVSKKLEWLYSYMIRLRLPGGFLTSDQWIGVNDIANDHSTGTIKITTRQTLQLHGILKSHLKPTIQSFNLNHLDSIAACGDVNRNVTCTANPSESPLHQQTYELAGKISEMCLPKTKSYYDIWIDDELLVHRKTEEDPLYQDRYLPRKLKIGIAVPPNNDVDVFINDIALIAIIENNEIVGYNIAAGGGLGATHGNEATYARLASVLGFVDSEEKALKAVYEIITVQRDFGNRSDRKLSRLKYTIDKLGIEQYRTEVEKRTGFSFEPAKEFKFEQRKDRYGWTQNHEGKWFYTVFVEHGRVLDIEGYPLKSGLLKIAQTTDVNFRFTCNQNLIIADINQEDKATIESLLHEYGISEATEKASAIRKNSVACVALNTCSLALAEAQRYLPSLVTKIEPILEKHGLIEDDITIRMTGCPNGCGRSPNAEIGFVGTAYGKYNLHIGGDRLGMRLNTKYRENIGEEEILTTLDELFGIYVQEKQSEETFGDFSYRYLQTLN; encoded by the coding sequence ATGAACCATAAAGATAATCTTTCCCCTGTAGAAAGAATTAAAACCCAAAGCAACGGACTCAGAGGGACTTTAAAGGAAAGTCTTGCCGATGATTTTACAGGAGCTATAAGAGAAGACGATCAAACCTTAATCAAGTTCCATGGAATGTACCAGCAGGACGACAGGGACAGAAGAGAAGAACGTGTTTCCAAAAAGCTGGAATGGCTGTATTCCTATATGATCAGGCTAAGACTTCCTGGTGGATTTTTAACTTCAGACCAATGGATCGGTGTGAATGATATTGCGAATGATCATTCTACAGGAACCATCAAAATCACAACAAGGCAAACGCTTCAGCTGCATGGTATTTTAAAATCACATTTAAAGCCTACCATTCAGAGTTTCAACCTGAATCATCTTGATTCTATTGCAGCTTGTGGTGATGTGAATAGAAACGTGACGTGTACTGCAAATCCGTCAGAATCACCATTGCATCAACAAACTTACGAGCTGGCTGGTAAAATAAGTGAAATGTGTCTCCCAAAAACCAAATCCTATTATGATATCTGGATTGATGATGAATTGCTCGTACACCGAAAAACAGAAGAAGATCCTTTATATCAGGACAGATACCTTCCCAGAAAACTGAAGATCGGAATTGCTGTTCCACCCAATAATGATGTAGATGTATTCATTAATGATATTGCTTTAATCGCCATTATTGAAAACAATGAAATTGTAGGATATAATATTGCAGCAGGAGGTGGATTAGGAGCTACTCATGGAAATGAAGCCACTTACGCCCGTCTTGCTTCAGTGCTTGGATTTGTAGACTCTGAAGAAAAAGCTTTAAAAGCTGTGTATGAGATTATCACTGTACAGCGTGATTTCGGAAACAGAAGCGACAGAAAGCTTTCAAGATTAAAATATACCATTGATAAGCTTGGCATTGAACAGTACAGAACCGAAGTAGAAAAAAGAACCGGATTCAGCTTTGAACCTGCCAAAGAGTTTAAGTTTGAACAAAGAAAAGACCGTTATGGCTGGACTCAGAACCATGAAGGGAAATGGTTTTACACCGTGTTTGTAGAACATGGAAGAGTTCTTGATATTGAAGGTTATCCTTTAAAATCAGGATTATTAAAGATTGCTCAAACCACAGATGTCAATTTCAGATTTACCTGCAACCAAAACCTGATTATTGCGGATATCAATCAAGAAGATAAAGCAACTATCGAAAGTCTTTTACACGAATATGGAATTTCAGAGGCTACTGAAAAAGCAAGTGCTATCCGTAAAAACTCCGTAGCATGTGTTGCCTTGAACACCTGTTCACTGGCTTTAGCAGAAGCACAACGTTATTTACCTTCATTAGTAACCAAAATAGAACCTATTCTTGAAAAGCATGGTCTTATAGAAGATGATATTACCATCAGAATGACCGGCTGTCCTAACGGATGCGGACGATCTCCCAATGCTGAAATCGGGTTTGTAGGAACAGCATACGGAAAATATAACCTCCACATCGGCGGCGACCGGTTGGGAATGCGATTAAATACAAAATACAGAGAAAATATTGGTGAAGAGGAAATTCTGACTACGCTGGATGAGCTTTTCGGGATCTATGTACAGGAAAAACAGTCAGAAGAAACCTTTGGTGACTTTTCATACCGCTACTTACAAACCTTAAACTGA
- a CDS encoding TonB-dependent receptor, which produces MKNKRQGYFLPKTGVILFTFLFCNLAEAQQLIELSGIIKNTGTQKGLDAVKVQVENTQDTASTDQLGNFKIRTRVTIPFRLIINKDGFSSQTVEILSLSNKLTIGLNPQNTIIDDVVISASRIPEKILKSPIAIEKIDIKTIRESPAASFYETLENVKGLQLLTSSLTLKIPNSRGFNSPNNFRFMQLVDGVDVQSATLGVPLGNAIGPTELDIQSMEVTPGAASALYGMNAINGLASLQTKDPFTSEGISVYFRGGVNHVDHYNHKISSLGESAIRFAKVFHKNFAVKVNASYFTGTDWISNNLTDQNPNSLVTANPNFSLANNPAEDLWNKYGDERNNRVAVKVDYNGKPTTFNVSRTGYLEKDLVSPEVKNIKFDAGLYYRFGDQWKASYVYRYGLLDGTFQRGNKIRLQNATVQNHKVELTGKELTFRAYVSIENTGDSYNLKPLADNLDLTNLSNNNWKSIFQTALQNNLNAGTNLNDALILARREADKNRAVPGTAAFEQLKNTIIGINNWDSANAGIAGAPATGGAKLEQKSRFYQGELTYDFSRFVKIFNLLAGIDYRLYSITPDGNNFVDFNRPVKERNIPFSDGTFGKDVIYQKYGAFAQVTKLFFDEKLKINAALRIDRNPEFEAKLNPRISIVYSPVKQHNFRASFQNGYRFPSLFEALSFVNNGNVRRVGGLTKVNDGLGYLENSYTLASIDRFTAAVNADVDGGKSQNQAAQDNKQLLAVANLQKLQPEKINSFEIGYKSVFFNNKLALDWDFYYNIYEGFLGQVEVAVPKNSQIGSNTAVLAMLDRSKQDRYRVYTNSNSTYKSYGTSFGVRYNVIKNYNVNANVSYNDLASNNTSDLFITAFNTPKWMVNVSVGNREIIKNIGFTVVARWQNAFDWESPLASGKIPAYYTIDAQASWKIPEIHANVKIGATNLLNRRYFQYAAGPEIGGLYYLAFTYDLKL; this is translated from the coding sequence ATGAAAAACAAAAGACAGGGCTATTTCCTGCCTAAAACAGGAGTTATATTATTTACATTTTTATTCTGTAATCTGGCAGAAGCACAGCAGCTTATAGAATTAAGCGGAATCATTAAGAATACAGGAACTCAAAAAGGACTTGATGCTGTAAAAGTACAGGTTGAAAATACACAGGACACCGCATCAACAGATCAACTTGGAAATTTCAAAATAAGAACAAGAGTTACCATCCCTTTTCGTTTGATTATCAACAAAGATGGCTTTTCCAGTCAAACTGTTGAAATTCTTTCCCTTTCCAATAAACTTACCATCGGGCTTAATCCTCAGAATACCATTATTGATGATGTGGTGATTTCCGCATCCCGTATTCCGGAAAAGATCCTGAAATCACCCATTGCAATTGAGAAAATTGATATTAAAACGATTAGAGAAAGTCCGGCTGCATCTTTTTATGAAACGTTGGAGAATGTAAAAGGTTTACAGCTCCTAACTTCCAGCCTTACGCTGAAAATCCCTAATTCCAGAGGGTTTAACTCGCCTAACAATTTCAGATTTATGCAGTTGGTAGATGGGGTAGATGTACAGTCTGCCACATTAGGAGTTCCACTGGGAAATGCCATCGGACCTACAGAACTGGATATTCAATCTATGGAAGTTACTCCCGGAGCCGCTTCCGCATTGTATGGAATGAATGCCATCAATGGATTAGCCAGTCTGCAAACAAAAGATCCGTTTACTTCTGAAGGAATAAGTGTTTATTTCCGTGGCGGCGTGAATCATGTAGATCATTACAATCATAAAATAAGTTCTTTAGGTGAAAGTGCCATCAGATTTGCCAAGGTATTCCATAAAAACTTTGCGGTTAAAGTGAATGCTTCCTATTTTACCGGAACAGACTGGATATCAAATAATTTAACAGATCAAAACCCTAATTCATTGGTTACAGCCAATCCTAATTTTTCTTTAGCCAATAACCCAGCAGAAGACCTTTGGAACAAATACGGCGATGAAAGAAACAACAGGGTAGCGGTAAAGGTAGATTATAATGGAAAACCTACAACTTTCAATGTTTCCAGAACAGGATATCTGGAAAAAGACCTGGTAAGTCCGGAAGTAAAGAATATAAAATTTGATGCCGGATTATATTATCGTTTCGGAGATCAGTGGAAAGCTTCTTACGTGTACCGTTACGGATTGCTTGACGGAACTTTTCAAAGAGGAAATAAAATCCGTTTACAGAATGCTACCGTTCAAAACCATAAAGTTGAACTTACTGGCAAAGAACTTACATTTAGGGCCTATGTTTCCATAGAAAATACTGGAGATTCCTATAATTTGAAACCTTTGGCTGATAATCTGGATCTGACGAATCTTTCTAACAATAATTGGAAAAGTATCTTCCAAACTGCTCTTCAAAATAACCTTAATGCGGGCACCAATCTGAATGATGCGCTTATTCTTGCCCGTCGTGAAGCTGATAAAAATAGAGCAGTACCCGGAACAGCTGCCTTTGAACAGTTAAAAAACACCATTATCGGAATCAATAACTGGGATTCCGCCAATGCAGGAATTGCCGGAGCTCCCGCAACAGGAGGGGCAAAACTGGAACAGAAATCCCGATTTTATCAGGGAGAACTTACTTATGACTTCAGCAGGTTTGTAAAGATTTTTAACCTTTTAGCAGGAATAGATTATCGCTTATACAGCATAACACCTGATGGAAACAATTTTGTAGATTTCAACAGACCTGTTAAAGAAAGAAATATCCCTTTCTCTGATGGTACTTTCGGTAAAGATGTTATCTATCAGAAATATGGAGCTTTTGCCCAGGTTACCAAGCTTTTCTTTGATGAAAAATTAAAAATTAATGCTGCACTCCGCATCGACAGAAACCCTGAGTTTGAAGCCAAACTGAATCCGAGAATAAGCATTGTCTATTCTCCTGTGAAACAGCACAATTTCAGAGCATCTTTTCAAAACGGATATCGTTTTCCATCCTTATTTGAAGCCTTATCCTTTGTGAATAATGGAAATGTAAGAAGGGTAGGTGGACTGACAAAAGTGAATGATGGATTGGGCTATCTGGAAAATTCCTACACTTTAGCGTCAATCGACAGGTTTACAGCGGCTGTAAATGCTGATGTAGACGGTGGAAAAAGCCAGAATCAGGCTGCACAGGATAATAAACAGCTTTTAGCCGTTGCCAATCTGCAAAAATTGCAGCCGGAAAAGATCAATTCTTTTGAAATAGGCTATAAATCTGTGTTCTTTAACAATAAACTGGCCCTGGACTGGGATTTTTACTACAATATTTATGAAGGATTCCTGGGGCAAGTGGAAGTAGCCGTTCCTAAAAACAGCCAGATAGGAAGCAATACAGCAGTTCTTGCCATGCTGGACAGAAGCAAACAGGACCGATACAGAGTATATACCAATAGCAACAGTACTTACAAAAGCTACGGGACTTCCTTTGGGGTCCGGTACAATGTCATTAAAAATTATAATGTCAATGCGAATGTATCTTATAATGACCTTGCTTCCAACAATACTTCAGACCTGTTTATTACGGCATTCAATACCCCAAAATGGATGGTGAATGTAAGTGTGGGAAACAGGGAAATTATTAAGAATATTGGATTTACAGTAGTAGCGAGATGGCAGAATGCTTTTGATTGGGAAAGTCCATTAGCTTCCGGAAAAATTCCTGCTTATTACACCATAGATGCCCAGGCTAGCTGGAAGATTCCTGAAATTCACGCCAATGTAAAGATTGGAGCGACCAATCTCCTGAACAGACGTTACTTCCAGTATGCAGCAGGTCCTGAAATTGGAGGTTTGTACTATCTCGCTTTTACGTATGACTTAAAACTGTAA
- a CDS encoding TSUP family transporter, with protein sequence MSNSLYPVFLKLETLSLLIIGGGKIALEKLESVLGNSPETSIRLVAKEISPEVRALQNQYSNIKLYERAYHDDDFNNIDVAIIAVNDIELAAQIRENAHQKNVLVNIADKPELCDFYLGSIVKKGSLKIAISTNGKSPTIAKRLRETFTETIPDEMDLVLDNMQSIRSQLKGDFNHKVTELNKITTQYLSDGKIAPAKQDLEIEKLISITKIAQRKANIYLAIIGVMLLLGIFGLVVYQFDLSDDIQTFLSKDGHIFYWMLFAGFMAEIVAGSMGMGYGVICTTILLLLNVPPPVVSASIHSAESFTTAAGGFSHYKLGNVNKKMVWVLFPLAIVGSIIGALTLSHYGEHYAHIVKPIIACYTLYLGVNILRNAFKDKNKSRIKTKKRTNLRVLGLVGGFIDSFAGGGWGPLVTGTLIKEGRIPRYVVGSSTVAKFLLTVTSAITFIFTIGIHHWNIVLGLLLGGVFTAPFSAMLTSKLPTKKMFVVVGIVVILMSLVTIVKSFLK encoded by the coding sequence ATGAGCAATTCCTTATATCCCGTATTCTTAAAACTTGAAACCTTATCGTTACTCATCATCGGAGGCGGAAAAATTGCCCTTGAAAAGCTGGAATCAGTATTGGGTAATTCACCTGAAACCTCTATAAGATTAGTGGCCAAAGAAATTAGTCCTGAAGTCAGAGCCTTACAGAACCAGTATTCAAATATAAAATTATACGAAAGAGCCTATCATGACGATGATTTTAATAATATCGATGTGGCCATTATTGCTGTAAATGATATTGAATTAGCTGCACAGATCCGTGAAAACGCTCATCAGAAGAATGTATTGGTCAATATTGCAGACAAGCCCGAACTCTGTGATTTTTACTTAGGTTCCATTGTGAAAAAAGGAAGTCTTAAAATCGCCATCTCTACGAATGGAAAATCACCAACCATTGCCAAGAGACTCAGAGAAACCTTTACAGAAACCATTCCTGATGAAATGGATCTTGTGCTGGATAATATGCAGAGTATCCGCAGCCAATTAAAGGGAGACTTCAATCATAAAGTAACGGAACTTAACAAGATTACCACTCAATATCTGTCTGATGGAAAAATAGCTCCTGCAAAACAAGATTTGGAGATAGAAAAGCTCATCAGTATTACTAAAATCGCTCAGAGAAAAGCCAATATTTATCTTGCCATCATAGGAGTTATGCTTCTTTTGGGAATTTTTGGACTTGTTGTTTATCAGTTTGACCTTTCTGATGATATTCAGACTTTTCTCAGCAAAGATGGTCATATTTTTTACTGGATGCTGTTTGCCGGATTTATGGCAGAAATTGTTGCCGGATCTATGGGAATGGGATATGGCGTAATCTGTACTACAATCCTATTATTACTGAATGTTCCGCCACCCGTTGTCAGTGCGAGTATTCACTCGGCAGAATCTTTTACAACCGCTGCCGGAGGATTTAGCCATTACAAGTTGGGAAATGTCAATAAAAAAATGGTTTGGGTGTTATTTCCGCTGGCTATCGTAGGGTCTATCATTGGGGCATTAACCCTGTCTCATTACGGAGAGCATTATGCACATATTGTAAAGCCCATTATTGCCTGTTATACTTTGTATTTAGGGGTAAATATTCTCAGAAATGCTTTTAAGGACAAAAACAAAAGCCGTATCAAAACCAAAAAAAGAACCAACCTGAGAGTACTGGGACTTGTTGGTGGCTTTATTGATTCCTTTGCCGGAGGCGGTTGGGGTCCATTAGTTACCGGAACATTGATTAAAGAAGGCAGAATTCCCCGTTATGTTGTGGGAAGCTCTACAGTTGCCAAGTTTTTGCTGACAGTAACGAGTGCCATTACTTTTATTTTTACCATTGGCATTCATCATTGGAATATTGTTTTGGGGCTTCTGCTAGGTGGCGTTTTTACCGCTCCGTTTTCTGCTATGCTTACTTCCAAACTTCCTACAAAGAAGATGTTTGTGGTGGTTGGGATAGTTGTTATTTTGATGAGTCTGGTAACTATTGTCAAATCTTTTCTAAAGTAA
- a CDS encoding GNAT family N-acetyltransferase, translating to MIVNTSLQDIEAVLGLYKMASDFKKTISGVQWPEFDRNMIETEINEDRHFKITVDGQVACVWSVTFDDHQVWEEKNEDPAIYIHRIATNPNFRGQKFVEQIVEWSKQFAPQHNKLYVRMDTTAGNQRLTNYYVKCGFTYLGDKKMTDTKGRPDHYHNATMGLFQLDV from the coding sequence ATGATAGTGAATACTTCTTTACAGGATATTGAAGCGGTCCTTGGTCTCTATAAAATGGCTTCTGATTTTAAGAAAACTATATCCGGGGTACAATGGCCGGAATTTGATCGAAATATGATTGAAACTGAAATCAATGAAGATCGTCATTTTAAAATTACAGTGGATGGGCAAGTGGCCTGTGTCTGGAGCGTCACTTTCGATGATCACCAGGTTTGGGAAGAAAAAAATGAAGATCCTGCCATCTATATACACAGAATTGCAACCAATCCTAACTTCCGCGGACAAAAGTTTGTAGAACAGATTGTGGAATGGTCAAAACAATTTGCTCCTCAACACAACAAATTGTACGTAAGGATGGATACTACAGCGGGAAATCAAAGATTAACAAATTATTATGTGAAGTGTGGATTTACTTATCTGGGTGATAAAAAAATGACTGATACAAAAGGCCGTCCTGATCATTACCACAACGCTACCATGGGACTTTTCCAGCTGGATGTTTAA
- a CDS encoding Fur family transcriptional regulator codes for MKQVRNTHAKTEILNLINGSEVALSHSDIQKKLGDLCNRVTIYRVLERLENEGSIHRIVNVDGVVNFAKCSGKCSHEQHFHNHVHFNCKKCHSVTCIENAIPEISLPEHFIAEEYNFIISGICPKCSNA; via the coding sequence ATGAAACAAGTCAGAAATACTCACGCCAAAACTGAAATTTTAAATCTTATTAATGGATCTGAGGTAGCTTTAAGTCATTCTGATATTCAAAAGAAATTAGGAGATCTGTGTAATAGAGTTACGATTTACAGAGTTTTAGAAAGGCTTGAAAATGAAGGCTCTATCCATAGAATTGTCAATGTGGATGGGGTGGTTAACTTTGCGAAATGCAGTGGGAAATGTAGCCATGAACAGCATTTTCATAACCATGTTCATTTTAACTGTAAAAAATGTCATTCTGTAACATGCATTGAGAATGCGATCCCTGAAATCAGTTTACCGGAACATTTTATTGCTGAGGAATATAATTTTATTATCAGTGGAATTTGTCCGAAATGCAGTAATGCTTAG
- a CDS encoding MerC domain-containing protein, with product MKPKFLDAVGISAAVLCLVHCIIFPLLLIVPLGISHNPYIDLAFLLIGTLVVYRQTRQMTNPWLQILFWVSISFIAASIGIDLIYEIHLPLIYVGAAGLIIAHLINFKNHKH from the coding sequence ATGAAGCCAAAATTTCTTGATGCAGTAGGAATCTCAGCCGCAGTTTTATGCCTGGTTCATTGTATTATTTTCCCTTTGTTGCTTATCGTTCCCTTGGGAATATCGCATAATCCATATATTGATCTCGCTTTTCTTCTTATCGGTACCCTCGTGGTATACAGACAAACCAGACAGATGACCAATCCTTGGCTGCAAATTTTATTTTGGGTTTCAATCAGCTTTATTGCGGCTTCAATAGGTATTGACCTTATATATGAAATTCATTTGCCATTAATTTATGTAGGTGCCGCAGGACTGATTATCGCACATTTGATCAATTTCAAAAACCATAAACACTAA